From Streptomyces cyaneogriseus subsp. noncyanogenus, the proteins below share one genomic window:
- a CDS encoding glycoside hydrolase family 15 protein — MAGRIEDYALIGDMQTAALVCRDGTVDWLCLPRFDSHAIFAGLLGTEEHGFWRLGPAHAADARPPAADRRSYRGDSLVLESEWDTPRGTVRVTDFMPPRDGAPQVIRIVEGVSGRVPMRSELRMRFSYGRVVPWVHKHDGRTVAVAGPDSVWFDTEVETYGKDLTTYADFTVTPGDRIAFTISWQPSHKEAPPLPEPEQSLEATEEFWRDWVEHCTYHGPYREAVIRSLITLKALTYAPTGGIVAAPTTSLPEEIGGVRNWDYRYTWLRDAAITLSSLLRTGYREEARAWREWLLRAVAGDPENLQIMYGIAGERELGEAELDWLPGYENSAPVRVGNGAAHQLQLDVYGEVTEALHLAHMTGLARNDYASLLQLKLIRYLEDHWQDPDEGIWEVRGPRRHFVHSKVMAWVAVDRTIKLIESGDADGPLERWKQLRDDIHRDVCEKGYDKERNTFTQSYGSQELDASLLLIPQMGFLPPDDKRVIGTIEAIQRELSTPDGFILRYPTEGESAGVDGLPGDEGAFLACSFWMADDLAMIGRVDEARQLFEKLLSLRNDLGLLAEEWDPRLKRQVGNFPQAFSHVPLIDTALRLTASGAYGG, encoded by the coding sequence GTGGCCGGGCGCATCGAAGACTACGCACTCATCGGAGACATGCAGACCGCTGCCCTGGTCTGCCGGGACGGGACAGTCGACTGGCTGTGCCTGCCCCGCTTCGACTCGCACGCCATCTTCGCCGGTCTGCTGGGCACGGAGGAACACGGCTTCTGGCGGCTCGGACCCGCCCACGCCGCGGACGCCCGGCCGCCGGCCGCCGACCGGCGCTCCTACCGCGGCGACTCGCTGGTCCTGGAGTCCGAGTGGGACACCCCGCGCGGCACGGTCCGCGTGACCGATTTCATGCCCCCGCGCGACGGCGCCCCGCAGGTGATCCGGATCGTGGAGGGCGTCTCGGGCCGGGTGCCCATGCGGTCGGAGCTGCGGATGCGCTTCAGCTACGGGCGGGTGGTGCCGTGGGTGCACAAGCACGACGGGCGCACGGTCGCGGTCGCCGGCCCGGACTCCGTGTGGTTCGACACCGAGGTGGAGACCTACGGCAAGGACCTGACCACCTACGCGGACTTCACCGTCACGCCCGGTGACCGGATCGCGTTCACCATCTCCTGGCAGCCCTCGCACAAGGAGGCGCCGCCGCTGCCCGAGCCGGAGCAGTCGCTGGAGGCGACGGAGGAGTTCTGGCGCGATTGGGTGGAGCACTGTACGTACCACGGCCCCTACCGCGAGGCCGTGATCCGCTCCCTGATCACGCTGAAGGCCCTCACCTACGCCCCCACCGGCGGCATCGTCGCGGCCCCCACCACCTCCCTGCCGGAGGAGATCGGCGGCGTGCGCAACTGGGACTACCGCTACACCTGGCTGCGCGACGCGGCGATCACCCTGTCCTCGCTGCTGCGCACCGGCTACCGCGAGGAAGCCCGCGCCTGGCGCGAGTGGCTGCTGCGCGCGGTGGCCGGCGACCCGGAGAACCTCCAGATCATGTACGGCATCGCCGGCGAGCGCGAGCTGGGCGAGGCGGAGCTGGACTGGCTGCCCGGCTACGAGAACTCCGCCCCGGTCCGGGTCGGCAACGGCGCCGCCCACCAGCTCCAGCTCGACGTGTACGGCGAGGTCACCGAGGCCCTGCACCTGGCGCACATGACGGGCCTGGCCCGCAACGACTACGCCTCGCTGCTCCAGCTCAAGCTGATCCGCTACCTGGAGGACCACTGGCAGGACCCGGACGAGGGCATCTGGGAGGTGCGCGGCCCGCGCCGCCACTTCGTGCACTCCAAGGTGATGGCCTGGGTCGCCGTCGACCGCACCATCAAGCTGATCGAGTCCGGTGACGCCGACGGCCCGCTGGAGCGCTGGAAGCAGCTGCGCGACGACATCCACCGGGACGTGTGCGAGAAGGGCTACGACAAGGAGCGCAACACCTTCACCCAGTCCTACGGCTCCCAGGAGCTGGACGCCTCGCTGCTGCTGATCCCGCAGATGGGCTTCCTGCCGCCCGACGACAAGCGGGTGATCGGCACCATCGAGGCGATCCAGCGGGAGCTGTCCACGCCGGACGGCTTCATCCTGCGCTACCCGACCGAGGGCGAGAGCGCGGGCGTCGACGGCCTCCCGGGCGACGAGGGCGCCTTCCTCGCCTGCTCGTTCTGGATGGCGGACGACCTGGCGATGATCGGCCGGGTGGACGAGGCCCGCCAGTTGTTCGAGAAGCTGCTGTCCCTGCGCAACGACCTCGGCCTGCTCGCCGAGGAGTGGGACCCGCGCCTGAAGCGCCAGGTCGGCAACTTCCCGCAGGCGTTCAGCCATGTGCCGCTCATCGACACGGCCCTCAGGCTGACGGCCTCGGGGGCGTACGGAGGCTGA
- a CDS encoding flavin monoamine oxidase family protein, which translates to MSRTHALHVLRTLAADHAAAHRLGLPVAEARGVRRRSVLTGAAALAATATVATAAPVASAAARAAAPRIAVVGAGIAGLTAALTLRDAGYACTLYEAHPDRVGGRIHTQRDHWAYGQTSEIGAELIDTGHKKMLELCRRFSLPVEDFLGGGPNGAEEVLWFDGAYYPREQADEDFKDVYQALHRDLREAGEVMWNRTTEAGTALDTMSLYDWIESRVPGGHDSPLGRFFDAAYTVEYGADTTEQSALALVLLMGYQTNPGNFNVWGLSNERYHIVGGNDRLPRAIAGALPEGTIRHGWSLEAVRVAADGTQTLTFDESGAVRTVTADHTVLCVPLPVLQRIDLTRAGFDPRMRDLLRDARMGHCTKLNMQFTSRPWRGTGPWPGVSAGDCFTDTRVQQTWDTTRIQPGTGGILIQYGGGSLAKALAPAGPFSRESDPYVAGLAKTYLKEIDAFFPGTSAAWTGRAQLSAWHLSPYALGAYSYWPVGYLHRYAGYEGVAQGNIHIGGEHCSYDFQGFMEGGATEGERAAREVIAALG; encoded by the coding sequence ATGTCCCGTACGCACGCCCTGCACGTCCTGCGCACCCTCGCCGCCGACCACGCCGCCGCCCACCGGCTCGGGCTGCCCGTGGCCGAGGCGCGGGGCGTCCGCCGCCGCTCGGTGCTGACCGGCGCCGCCGCCCTCGCGGCGACCGCGACCGTCGCCACCGCCGCGCCCGTGGCGTCCGCGGCCGCGCGCGCCGCGGCTCCCCGCATCGCCGTCGTGGGCGCGGGCATCGCCGGCCTGACCGCCGCGCTCACCCTGCGCGACGCCGGGTACGCCTGCACCCTCTACGAGGCCCACCCCGACCGGGTCGGCGGCCGGATCCACACCCAGCGCGACCACTGGGCCTACGGCCAGACCTCCGAGATCGGCGCGGAGCTGATCGACACCGGCCACAAGAAGATGCTCGAACTGTGCCGCCGCTTCTCCCTGCCGGTCGAGGACTTCCTCGGCGGCGGCCCGAACGGCGCCGAGGAGGTCCTGTGGTTCGACGGCGCCTACTACCCGCGCGAACAGGCCGACGAGGACTTCAAGGACGTCTACCAGGCCCTCCACCGCGACCTGAGGGAGGCGGGCGAGGTGATGTGGAACCGCACCACCGAGGCCGGTACGGCGCTGGACACCATGTCCCTGTACGACTGGATCGAGTCACGCGTCCCCGGCGGGCACGACTCCCCGCTGGGCCGCTTCTTCGACGCCGCCTACACCGTCGAGTACGGCGCCGACACCACCGAGCAGTCCGCGCTCGCCCTGGTGCTGCTGATGGGCTACCAGACCAATCCCGGCAACTTCAACGTCTGGGGCCTGTCCAACGAGCGCTACCACATCGTCGGCGGCAACGACCGGCTCCCGCGCGCCATCGCCGGGGCCCTGCCCGAGGGGACGATCCGGCACGGCTGGTCGCTGGAGGCCGTACGCGTGGCCGCCGACGGCACGCAGACGCTCACCTTCGACGAGTCGGGAGCGGTGCGGACGGTCACCGCCGACCACACCGTGCTGTGCGTGCCGCTGCCGGTGCTGCAACGGATCGACCTCACCCGGGCCGGGTTCGACCCCCGGATGCGCGATCTGCTGCGCGACGCCCGCATGGGGCACTGCACCAAGCTGAACATGCAGTTCACCTCCCGGCCCTGGCGGGGCACCGGCCCCTGGCCGGGCGTCTCGGCGGGCGACTGCTTCACCGACACCCGCGTCCAGCAGACCTGGGACACCACCAGGATCCAGCCGGGCACCGGCGGCATCCTCATCCAGTACGGCGGCGGCAGCCTCGCCAAGGCGCTGGCACCGGCCGGGCCGTTCTCCCGCGAGAGCGACCCGTACGTCGCCGGGCTGGCGAAGACGTACCTGAAGGAGATCGACGCCTTCTTCCCCGGCACGTCGGCGGCCTGGACGGGCCGGGCCCAGCTGTCCGCCTGGCACCTCAGCCCGTACGCGCTGGGCGCCTACTCGTACTGGCCGGTGGGCTATCTCCACCGGTACGCGGGGTACGAAGGCGTCGCGCAGGGCAACATCCACATCGGCGGCGAGCACTGCTCGTACGACTTCCAGGGGTTCATGGAGGGCGGCGCCACCGAGGGGGAGCGGGCGGCGCGGGAGGTGATCGCCGCGCTGGGATGA
- a CDS encoding APC family permease yields the protein MAETHPAAPETPGREVHRLKADSVGLVGVVFMAVATAAPITAMTGNLPIAVGFGNGTGAPAGYLFATLVLTVFSVGYVAMARRITAAGAFYGYISHGLGRIAGMASGMLAVLAYIVFEASIVGVFSYFARTTVADQLGLDLPWIVYAAAMLLVTAVLSYFDINLTARALGVMLIAEIAVLFAVATAVLLHGGGPDGIPLEPVHPANAFGGASAGLGLFFAFWSWVGFESTAMYGEESRDPKRVIPRATIVSVVGVGLFYIYVSWMTIAGNGLKGSVDVSSGSSPLDLFFHPAHAYIGAWAVDAFQWLLITGSFACGMAFHQCAARYLYAIGREGFLHPALGRTHARHGSPYLASFVQSVIATALVGAFWLTGQDPYVHLYTLLAILGTMAILIVQTLCSFAVVGYFRKNHPEDRHWFRTLTAPLLGGIGMMAVVGLLVVNLDTAAGTAAGSLFFQAIPWIVGLVFFGGLGLGLYLRARRPERYEIIGRIVLEDAAERTDDDVKEAPAHA from the coding sequence ATGGCAGAGACACATCCGGCGGCACCCGAGACACCCGGGCGAGAGGTCCACCGGCTCAAGGCGGACTCCGTAGGGCTGGTGGGCGTGGTCTTCATGGCGGTCGCCACCGCCGCCCCCATCACCGCGATGACCGGCAACCTGCCCATCGCGGTCGGCTTCGGCAACGGCACCGGGGCGCCGGCCGGCTACCTCTTCGCCACGCTCGTGCTGACGGTGTTCTCCGTCGGGTACGTCGCCATGGCCCGCCGGATCACCGCCGCGGGCGCCTTCTACGGCTACATCTCGCACGGCCTGGGCCGGATCGCCGGCATGGCCTCCGGCATGCTCGCGGTGCTGGCGTACATCGTCTTCGAGGCGTCCATCGTCGGCGTCTTCTCCTACTTCGCCCGGACCACCGTCGCGGACCAGCTCGGCCTCGACCTGCCGTGGATCGTCTACGCCGCCGCGATGCTGCTGGTGACGGCCGTGCTGTCGTACTTCGACATCAACCTGACGGCCAGGGCGCTCGGCGTGATGCTGATCGCCGAGATCGCCGTGCTCTTCGCCGTCGCCACCGCCGTCCTGCTCCACGGCGGCGGCCCGGACGGCATCCCCCTGGAGCCGGTCCACCCGGCGAACGCCTTCGGCGGGGCCTCCGCCGGGCTCGGCCTGTTCTTCGCCTTCTGGTCCTGGGTCGGCTTCGAGTCGACGGCGATGTACGGGGAGGAGTCCCGCGACCCCAAGCGCGTCATCCCGCGCGCGACGATCGTCTCGGTGGTCGGGGTCGGCCTCTTCTACATCTACGTCTCCTGGATGACCATCGCCGGCAACGGCCTGAAGGGGTCGGTGGATGTCTCCTCCGGCAGCAGCCCCCTGGACCTGTTCTTCCACCCGGCGCACGCCTACATCGGGGCCTGGGCGGTCGACGCCTTCCAGTGGCTGCTGATCACCGGCTCGTTCGCCTGCGGCATGGCGTTCCACCAGTGCGCCGCCCGCTATCTCTACGCCATCGGCCGCGAGGGCTTCCTGCACCCGGCGCTGGGACGCACCCACGCCCGGCACGGATCGCCGTACCTGGCCTCCTTCGTCCAGTCGGTCATCGCGACCGCGCTGGTCGGGGCGTTCTGGCTGACCGGGCAGGACCCGTACGTCCACCTGTACACGCTGCTGGCGATCCTCGGCACGATGGCGATCCTCATCGTGCAGACGCTGTGCTCCTTCGCGGTCGTCGGCTACTTCCGGAAGAACCACCCGGAGGACCGGCACTGGTTCCGCACCCTCACCGCCCCGCTGCTCGGCGGCATCGGCATGATGGCGGTGGTGGGGCTGCTGGTGGTGAACCTGGACACCGCGGCCGGCACGGCGGCCGGCTCGCTCTTCTTCCAGGCCATCCCGTGGATCGTGGGGCTGGTCTTCTTCGGCGGCCTCGGGCTCGGACTGTATCTGCGGGCCCGCCGGCCGGAGCGCTACGAGATCATCGGCCGGATCGTCCTGGAGGACGCGGCCGAACGCACGGACGACGACGTGAAGGAAGCCCCCGCCCACGCCTGA